One window of Colias croceus chromosome 6, ilColCroc2.1 genomic DNA carries:
- the LOC123692917 gene encoding inactive histone-lysine N-methyltransferase 2E isoform X2: protein MNTMDAPSVRTPVLRAVPISSNEGDPEPDSTNHESIIKSVHKVENKDIDYHISDKGCDGEMSVDSLPRIMRIEEASLDTVGHIAYPILQETDDSSDGNYIENTATLIQAPLSSAIVQNVAKLPQNFTINVDAAVGNITAIQNVSQDVTGNQTLWLPTILATSAPTDNKSDDDRQQGVSQIIITSESYVNDTNLGRRANIIEANYNSRPKTSKVQILSNITLPKNSNYSQQYITQNKDITTQVYGTQNHVYKLSANVVSQKHINNSVLCTKTGKSQSLIGGATLSPTVINNSPVKNVSYGFAKGTNIGKVNNGANLNTMVAASSGNMQCHILSRVVSAPNKVSVHSGKKSVNTFKGKNSQVQKNQSRAIKIIQQAGTAHKTESKTWPVANITYKGQSSNYNNMESNTSKVIQKVGSPSNKNQQPLALQKVQKAERLVLQSPCGPVLLTTAPMSSSLPKGPHYVQSGATPNLRYVQTYGPDNQLSTISQVSANQQLTAQILQSLSQPKLMLQQSPTPVTSKRNNISTHPIEEIAEVKPINHKRIVFGDKSTLLTADDIIGTEERPNLSEELRRYTHQALALIMLDHTYALPMQKQSVVSSPSPAPVSTPPASLSTTITTTSAPTTITTITQISSPLSPMKTSPIIPATTPFDLTLSTIIPTSLPAPLPVVATVPAVSCITYKPQPPPPQDDDAASVISSIEGERRPPEQGGSDTETAPEGEEEGKTRCICDFTHDDGYMICCDRCGEWQHVDCMGIDRNNIPDAYMCELCQPRAIDRRHARAIQLRKREELSALGASDSDSSECTRIPGQRRKRLLTVTTYTNTSGSCVTTYNNSTVPVLPPLPQPSLPPLPPKRGPKRPKKAEMVRKGTKRKLTEKRVKRKKELMLNRNKYNTSSSMSNNQSHWRDLYEVAMTNHYSPELRAKIMKYSSKLGNTSNMASSITAHLCTTVPHAGGKILIATKDLKENTPIIELRGKYMLSNQHRPQLQNSARAGSQKPGPFVFFYRLPKDNTQICIDTRTYGNEARFVRRSCKPNAELQHCIVKGALHVYLVTIGVIQSNTEITVGHDSDGSKQPCACGNPKHCKINGVTSMAPRKPIDYPPREKRSRNRCYSSSSPLSPPLSSLLTTPTKEIAPPFKSEAPIIKPEKKSPIKHELPPMSPVKEPIMSPEYFEPIKSDIPEIKEEHQEIDLTAKEEMKPDLDEPDFVKIEPKIEEKPEEIPMPETNYEPEPPACPTVIQIPLIEEIKEEKPKIELYEAPEEPILPSLFSKLEKVEEPKVEKEEEKPKTEPKSEDERPVTREVTAKSACHDRSSRSSRTTCVNQDSLDDKTDDSQDKLPTPSGKEKDKRKMTREERKMEAIMKAFERMERAEQRKQEVKERQKRRESDPHPHNYNEKDDDDDVHNSFKKRKRRKGRARTASQSNRRRLNSADSDLVTSGDEAQPFSPPPEHSRNDVHTSIDEDKSHEPVSENLGLSSACLLVEAAVGSVESAFKQPKTKKTMANEWIGRSPDRTPSPYNSPYRPPLVSATSLESLVRVASTMIGDLSGGQDYHEEEPHSPPRTPGRDRNKPPKKAKRITRSTPPTEPPEVAQPMQHSAKKRWLRQAISEESDTPCIDTFVSESPPNEMVTPLKKRRLARESLSYDQNPIDHSHDETSPVLTSEDSPVKEDSLALARQYKRNIMDMYARDRTRSDSGQGSDDQCNIDHDVLNVNLKGPHNSEHIRRIIGVPDEETPEIPKQVDIPANNNNNLEIEETNNKVVPMEIDTTVITQSKLESNEINTEVKGIESPNEKINSSQSADTSGNSSPQRDEMDDIQKKIHSFHTENIMILKSRNKKPPKEKRKKVNLNFDLNMVDDQISIQLRTEDDTSNRSESNGDIHDDANSHEDVKMDVSPENIPLPPVESIPLPAPETIPLPEETDPMPIIPSPETIPLPEEPMKPNPAQTCPESPPELEEKEIIERPTVLESTVPFSTRFSSTGLFSGIFSNMTHSFKVDSSINENIPNMSLIKSAIDRTTSLDSSIFDKDSITPVDELKSVQEILTRVNNMDSNNSVLLSGVLKSSNKSSLSSPAPAARGKPYCPRNDPRLNPPPADKPKPVRRKLSITEYRKRHKGPAAADDAGPPEGELCAGPDWSSGSTTSSGSASLSPQRLDAAAAAAVDELEQRLHKDLSSHMPKGVFDAQPTASERQRENLSSRLRREFGLALPDDEEARPPTDTADVVEGAKRCER from the exons ATGAATACTATGGATGCACCAAGTGTTCGTACTCCAGTTTTGAGGGCTGTACCCATATCTAGTAATGAGGGCGACCCCGAACCTGATTCCACAAACCAtgaaagtattataaaatctgTTCATAAAGTAGAGAATAAAGATATTGATTATCACATTAGCGATAAAGGGTGTGATGGTGAGATGTCTGTAGATTCCCTTCCTAGAATCATGAGGATAGAGGAGGCCTCTCTTGATACCGTGGGGCATATTGCCTACCCCATATTACAAGAAACCGATGATTCCAGTGATGGaaattatatagaaaatacTGCAACACTTATTCAAGCACCTCTGAGTAGTGCAATTGTACAGAATGTTGCTAAACTTCCTCAGAACTTTACAATTAATGTTGATGCAGCTGTCGGAAATATAACAGCTATTCAAAATGTTTCCCAAGATGTTACCGGTAACCAAACTTTGTGGTTGCCTACAATTCTTGCAACAAGCGCACCTACGGATAATAAAAGTGATGATGATAGACAACAAGGTGTATCACAAATAATAATCACAAGTGAAAGTTATGTAAATGACACTAACCTCGGTAGAAGGGCAAATATAATAGAGGCAAATTATAATTCTCGCCCAAAAACTTCTAAAGTGCAAATTCTAAGTAACATAACTTTACCCAAAAATTCGAATTATTCACAACAATATATAACACAAAACAAAGATATAACAACTCAAGTGTATGGAACCCAGAATCATGTATATAAACTAAGTGCTAATGTGGTGTCCCAAAAACATATTAACAACTCTGTCCTATGTACTAAGACAGGTAAAAGTCAGTCCCTTATTGGTGGTGCAACTTTATCACCTACAGTTATTAACAACAGCCCAGTAAAGAATGTATCATATGGGTTTGCTAAAGGcacaaatataggtaaagtGAACAATGGTGCTAATCTTAATACTATGGTGGCTGCATCGTCTGGAAACATGCAGTGTCACATTTTGTCACGAGTTGTATCTGCGCCAAATAAGGTGTCTGTACATTCTGGAAAGAAATCTGTAAATACATTTAAGGGTAAGAATTCCCAAGTgcaaaaaaatcaatcaagAGCAATAAAGATTATACAGCAGGCTGGTACTGCGCATAAAACAGAAAGCAAGACATGGCCTGTGGCCAATATTACATATAAAGGCCAATCttcaaattataacaatatggAAAGTAACACTTCTAAGGTAATACAAAAGGTGGGCAGTCCTTCCAATAAAAACCAACAACCTTTGGCCTTACAAAAGGTGCAAAAAGCAGAACGGTTGGTGCTACAATCGCCCTGTGGGCCTGTTCTCTTAACCACAGCTCCAATGAGCTCAAGTCTTCCAAAAGGACCTCATTATGTACAGTCAGGAGCTACACCTAATCTTCGGTATGTTCAAACATATGGACCTGACAATCAGCTCTCTACGATATCACAAGTATCAGCTAATCAACAGTTAACAGCACAAATTTTACAATCACTATCTCAACCAAAGCTCATGCTTCAACAGAGCCCTACACCAGTCACttcaaaaagaaataatatatctactcATCCTATTGAGGAGATAGCTGAAGTTAAACCTATTAATCATAAAAGGATTGTTTT TGGAGATAAGTCAACTTTACTAACTGCAGATGATATCATTGGCACAGAAGAGAGACCAAACTTGTCAGAGGAATTACGACGATACACACACCAGGCATTGGCACTTATAATGCTGGATCATACATATGCCCTGCCAATGCAAAAGCAATCAGTAGTTTCGTCACCATCTCCTGCTCCAGTTTCTACCCCACCTGCAAGTCTCTCTACAACAATTACAACAACATCTGCACCAACAACAATAACTACTATCACACAAATATCATCGCCATTAAGCCCTATGAAAACTTCACCTATAATTCCAGCCACCACACCATTTGATCTTACTCTTTCAACAATTATCCCAACATCGCTTCCAGCACCCCTTCCAGTAGTAGCGACAGTACCAGCTGTAAGTTGCATTACATACAAACCACAACCACCTCCTCCGCAAGATGATGATGCAGCATCTGTTATATCATCAATTGAAGGGGAGAGGAGACCTCCAGAGCAAGGTGGCAGTGATACTGAGACAGCTCCGGAAGGGGAAGAAGAAGGCAAAACAAGATGCATTTGTGATTTTACACATGATGATGGATACATGATATGTTGTGACCGTTGTGGAGAATGGCAGCATGTAGATTGTATGGGCATTGACAGAAATAATATTCCTGATGCTTATATGTGTGAACTCTGTCAACCTCGCGCCATAGATAGGCGTCATGCTCGTGCCATACAATTAAGGAAAAGAGAAGAGTTGAGCGCACTTGGAGCTTCTGACTCCGATTCGTCAGAATGCACAAGAATTCCCGGGCAAAGACGAAAGAGATTATTAACAGTTACGACATATACAAATACAAGTGGATCTTGTGTtactacttataataattccaCTGTTCCAGTACTTCCACCTCTACCGCAACCGTCATTACCACCTTTACCACCGAAAAGAGGGCCAAAAAGGCCAAAGAAAGCAGAAATGGTTAGAAAGGGAACAAAACGAAAGCTCACAGAAAAACGTGTCAAACGCAAGAAggaattaatgttaaatagaAACAAGTACAATACAAGTAGTAGTATGTCTAATAATCAGTCGCACTGGCGAGATCTTTACGAAGTTGCAATGACGAATCATTATAGCCCAGAATTGCGAGcaaaaatcatgaaatacaGTAGTAAACTTGGAAATACATCCAACATGGCTTCATCTATCACAGCACATTTATGTACAACAGTGCCACACGCTGGCGGCAAAATATTGATTGCTACGAAAGATCTAAAAGAGAACACTCCAATAATTGAATTGAGAGGAAAATACATGCTTTCAAATCAACACCGCCCACAACTACAAAACTCGGCACGGGCAGGTAGCCAAAAGCCTGGACCTTTTGTGTTTTTCTACAGGTTACCTAAAGACAACACTCAGATATGTATTGACACTAGGACATATGGTAATGAGGCTAGATTTGTTCGTAGGTCATGTAAACCTAATGCTGAACTGCAACATTGCATTGTAAAAGGAGCTCTACATGTTTATTTAGTAACTATTGGCGTTATTCAATCCAATACGGAAATAACGGTTGGTCATGATTCAGATGGTAGTAAACAACCTTGTGCTTGTGGCAATCCCAAACATTGCAAAATTAATGGTGTTACTTCAATGGCACCTAGAAAACCGATTGATTACCCTCCAAGAGAAAAACGTAGTCGTAATAGATGTTACAGTTCGTCTTCACCGTTATCCCCACCGTTGTCATCTTTACTAACTACACCTACAAAAGAAATTGCTCCACCATTTAAATCAGAAGCTCCAATCATAAAACCTGAGAAAAAATCACCGATAAAACACGAGTTGCCTCCTATGTCACCAGTTAAAGAGCCTATAATGTCACCTGAGTATTTTGAACCTATAAAATCAGACATTCCTGAAATTAAAGAAGAGCATCAAGAAATAGATCTTACAGCTAAAGAAGAAATGAAACCTGATTTAGATGAGCctgattttgttaaaattgagCCTAAGATTGAGGAAAAACCAGAAGAAATACCAATGCCTGAAACAAATTATGAACCAGAGCCTCCAGCCTGTCCAACTGTGATCCAAATACCTTTGATTGAAGAAATTAAAGAAGAAAAACCAAAAATAGAACTATATGAAGCTCCCGAAGAACCAATCTTGCCTTCATTGTTTTCAAAACTAGAAAAAGTTGAGGAACCAAAAGtggaaaaagaagaagaaaagcCTAAAACTGAACCGAAATCGGAAGATGAGAGACCAGTGACTCGTGAAGTTACAGCTAAGTCTGCGTGTCATGATCGCTCTTCACGATCAAGCAGAACCACATGTGTTAATCAAGACTCATTAGATGATAAAACTGATGATTCTCAAGACAAATTGCCAACACCTTCTGGCAAAGAAAAAGATAAAAGGAAAATG ACTCGTGAAGAACGTAAAATGGAGGCTATAATGAAAGCATTTGAAAGGATGGAAAGAGCTGAACAAAGGAAACAAGAGGTTAAAGAGAGACAAAAGCGCAGAGAATCAGATCCGCATCCTCataattacaacgaaaaagaTGACGATGATGATGTACACAATAGCTTCAAAAAGCGGAAAAG acgTAAAGGTCGTGCACGCACTGCTTCGCAATCCAATCGACGTCGTCTCAATTCTGCTGATAGTGATCTTGTGACTTCAGGAGATGAGGCACAGCCTTTCTCCCCACCTCCAGAACATTCTAGAAATGATGTTCATACATCTATTGATGAAGATAAGTCACATGAACCTGTTTCTGAG aaccTGGGATTGAGTTCAGCGTGTCTCCTTGTGGAAGCGGCTGTTGGTTCCGTCGAATCAGCGTTCAAACAACCGAAAACTAAGAAGACTATGGCTAACGAATGGATCGGTCGGTCGCCGGATCGCACTCCTTCACCGTACAACTCTCCATACCGCCCGCCCTTAGTTTCGGCTACGTCTTTAGAGAGTTTAGTGAGAGTTGCGTCCACCATGATTGGCGATCTCAGTGGAGGTCAAGACTATCATGAAGAAGAACCGCACTCGCCGCCGAGAACTCCAGGGCGAGATAGAAATAAACCTCCAAAGAAAGCTAAACGGATCACACGAAGTACGCCGCCTACTGAACCCCCGGAAGTCGCGCAACCAATGCAGCATAGTGCTAAGAAGCGATGGTTAAGACAGGCCATCAGTGAAGAGAGCGACACACCATGTATAG ACACCTTTGTTTCAGAATCTCCACCCAATGAAATGGTTACTCCTTTGAAGAAGCGAAGATTGGCCAGAGAATCTTTGTCCTACGACCAAAATCCTATAGATCAC AGTCACGATGAGACTTCGCCGGTGTTAACGTCTGAAGATTCACCGGTAAAAGAAGACTCGTTAGCATTGGCGCGGCAGTATAAACGAAATATAATGGATATGTACGCAAGAGATAGAACGCGGTCTGACAGTGGCCAAGGTTCTGATGATCAGTGTAACATTGACCATGATGTTCTAAACGTAAATTTAAAAGGGCCACATAATTCTGAACATATCAGAAGGATAATTGGCGTCCCTGACGAAGAAACGCCAGAGATACCTAAACAAGTCGACATACCAgcaaataacaataacaatttgGAAATTGAAGAGACTAACAATAAAGTTGTGCCAATGGAAATAGATACGACTGTGATAACGCAATCAAAACTAGAATCTAATGAGATCAACACCGAAGTAAAAGGCATCGAAAGTCCAAACGAAAAAATTAACAGCTCACAATCCGCCGATACGAGTGGCAATTCGTCTCCACAACGTGATGAAATGGATGACAttcaaaagaaaatacattcatttcaTACAGAAAACATAATGATTTTAAAGAGTAGGAATAAGAAACCGCCAAAAGAAAAACGGAAGAAAGTCAATCTAAACTTCGATCTCAACATGGTTGACGATCAGATCAGTATTCAGTTGCGGACAGAAGACGATACTAGTAATAGGTCGGAAAGCAATGGGGATATTCACGACGATGCAAACTCGCATGAGGATGTGAAGATGGACGTATCGCCAGAAAATATACCGTTGCCTCCCGTCGAGTCGATACCGTTACCGGCTCCAGAGACTATCCCCTTACCAGAAGAAACCGATCCGATGCCAATAATTCCGTCTCCAGAAACTATACCTCTTCCCGAGGAGCCGATGAAACCGAATCCAGCACAAACGTGTCCGGAATCACCTCCGGAACTCGAGGAGAAAGAGATCATCGAACGTCCCACCGTCTTAGAATCGACGGTGCCGTTCTCGACGAGGTTCAGCTCGACTGGCCTGTTCTCGGGCATATTCAGCAACATGACGCATTCGTTCAAAGTGGACTCGTCGATAAACGAGAACATACCGAACATGTCGCTAATAAAAAGTGCAATAGATAGGACTACAAGTTTAGACAGTAGTATATTCGATAAGGACAGTATTACGCCAGTGGACGAATTGAAAAGTGTGCAAGAGATTTTGACGCGAGTGAACAATATGGACTCGAATAACAGTGTGTTGCTGTCGGGCGTGCTGAAGAGCTCGAACAAGTCGAGCCTGTCGTCGCCGGCGCCGGCCGCGCGCGGCAAGCCCTACTGCCCGCGCAACGACCCGCGCCTCAACCCGCCGCCCGCCGACAAGCCCAAACCCGTCCGCAGGAAG CTCTCTATAACGGAGTACCGCAAGCGGCACAAGGGCCCCGCCGCGGCGGACGACGCGGGGCCCCCCGAGGGGGAGCTGTGCGCGGGGCCTGACTGGTCCTCGGGCTCCACCACCTCGTCGGGCTCCGCCTCGCTGTCCCCGCAGCGGCTCGACGCGGCGGCCGCGGCCGCGGTCGACGAGCTGGAGCAGCGCCTGCACAAGGACCTCTCGTCGCATATGCCTAAAG GCGTGTTCGACGCGCAGCCGACGGCGTCGGAGCGGCAGCGGGAGAACCTCAGCTCGCGGCTGCGGCGAGAGTTCGGCCTCGCGCTGCCCGACGACGAGGAGGCGCGGCCGCCCACCGACACCGCTG ATGTGGTGGAGGGCGCGAAGCGATGCGAGAGGTAG